CGTCCGCGCTGCTCGAGAAGCTGGTCGTGAGCGAGTGAGTCCCACGTTCCGCGCTCTGTCCGTCCGCAACTACCGGGTCTACGCCTCGGGTGCCCTCATCTCCAACGTCGGCACCTGGATGCAGCGTGTCGCTCAGGACTGGCTCGTCCTCGCGCTCACGGGCAGCGGGCTCGCCCTCGGCATCACGACCGGGCTGCAGCTCTTGCCCGCGCTGCTCTTCTCACCGCTCGCCGGCGTCGTCGCCGACCGCTTCCCCAAGCGGCGCGTCCTCATGGTCACGCAGGTCGCGATGGCCGTCCCCGCGGCGCTGCTCGGCGTGCTGGCCATCACGGGCGTCGCTCAGGCCTGGCACGTGTACGTGCTCGCGTTCGTCTTCGGGGTCGCGACGGCGTTCGACGCCCCCGCGCGTCAGTCCTTCGTCGTCGAGATGGTCGGCAAGGACGACCTCGCCAACGCCGTCGGCCTCAACAGCGCCTCGTTCAACTCCGGACGCATGATCGGTCCGGCCGTCGCGGGTGTCATGATCGCGGCTCTCGGGTCGGGCGTCGTCGCCACCGGCTGGGTCATCCTGCTCAACGCGGTGAGCTACTTCGCCGTCTTCATGTCGCTGCTCGCGCTCCGCACCCACGACCTCCGGCCTGCGACGCCGGCATCGCGGGGCAAGGGGGCGGTGCGTGCCGGTGTCCGTTACGTCCGCTCGCGGCCTGATCTGATCCTGATCCTCACGACCGTCTTCTTCGTCGGCACGTTCGGCATGAACTTCCAGATGACCTCGGCCCTGATGGCGACCGAGGTGTTCGGCAAGGGCGCGCAGGCGTACGGCGTCCTGGGCTCCATCATGGCGATCGGCTCGCTCGCCGGGGCGCTCGTCGCTGCCCGCCGCGAGCGTCCGACCCGCCGGCTGGTGGTCGGCGCCGCGCTGGTCTTCGTGGCCGTCGAGGTCACGTCCGGGCTCATGCCGACCTACCTCACCTTCGCCCTCGTGCTGCCGCTGCTCGGACTCAGCGCGCTGACGATGGTCACCGCCGCCAACGCCTACATCCAGCTCACGGTGACACCGCAGATGCGTGGTCGGGTCGCCGCGCTCTACCTCATGGTGTTCATGGGCGGCACGCCGCTCGGCGCTCCCGTGATCGGATGGATCGGCGAGGTCTTCGGTGCCCGGTGGACGCTGATCCTCGGCGGCATCGTCGCCGCGATCGGCATCCTCTCCGCGACGGCGTACTACCTCGTGCGCGGCGGGCTGCACCTGCGGCTCGACCTGCGGGCGCGTCCGCGGATCGCGGTCGTGCCGCGCGATCCGCGCGCGGCGGTCCGTGCCGGCGACGCGGTCGAGGCCGCCGAGGACGCGGCGTCGCTGGACGCCGGTGTCGCCGAGGCGCCCGCGCCGGTGCGCGCTGACGTCTGACCACGGAGCGAGAAACCCTCGCGCGGACTCGGCACCGTGGCACGCTGGACGCATGGCTCCGACCGACGTGGAGGACCGGCTCCCCTGGGAGCTCTATCTGGCGGTCCTGAGCGCGGAGGTCGACAGGATCCTCCAGGTCTCCCAGGACCTGGACGCATCCGTGCCCAACTGCCCCGGCTGGACGGTCCGAGACCTGCTCGACCACGTCGCGCGCGTGTTCCGGCACAAGGTCGAGTCGATCCGTACGGCGAGCGAGCCGCCCTGGCCGATCACCGGCCTCGACAGCTCCGACGTCCGACGCCTTCTCGCGGACGAGGCAGCCGTCCTGATCGCCGAGCTGCAGCAGCGCGGACCCCGCCAGATCCGCCACACCTGGTACCCCGACGACCAGTCGAACGGCTTCTGGTTCCGCCGGATGGCGCTCGAGGCGACGGTTCACCGTGTCGATGCCGAGCAGGCCGCGGGCGTGTCGGTCCAGCGGGTCGAGCACTCGGTCGCCGAGGACGGGATCGACGAGTTCCTGAGCGTGCTGGTCGGAGGCCCGTGGTGGGACGACGAGGACGAGACGGCGCACCCCGTCGACGCCGTCGTCCGCATCCGCGCGGGCGCACGGTCGTGGACGGTGGACCTCTCGCGCACCCAGGTCGTCGTGACGGCCGGGAGCGACGGCACCGCGGATCTTGATCTCGAGGGCGACCCGCACGACGTCTACCTGTGGCTGTGGGGACGCGGCGACGCCACCACGTTCACGCTGGAGGGCCGCAAGGAGCTCCTCGAGGCGGTGCACGGACGCTTCGCCGAGGCGAGCGCGTAGGCCGACCGTCTGTACGGGGCGCGGGTCGACCCGATACTGTCGCTCCTCGGGGGCCAGTCAGTCGATCACCGAGCAGGAGCGACCCCGAGTCCATGAACCCGCGACACCGGAGGGCCTTGATCCCCGGGCTCCTCGTGATCCTTCTCGTCATCGTGCTGATCGCCGCGCTCGCGCGCGAGGCCGGGGCCGCTGACGACGAGACCGAGGCCGACGTCGAGCCGGTGAGCACGATCACCGACGCCCGCGTCCCCGAGTCCAGTGCTCTCGTGGTGAGCAAGCGCGATCCTGAGCTCGCCTACACGGTCAACGACTCCGGCAACGAGCCGACGGTCTTCACTGTCGAGATCTCGACCGGTGACGTCGTCGGAGCGACGCGCCTGCGTGGCGCCGAGCTCGTCGATGCCGAGGCGTTGACGATCGACCAGGACGGCACGCTCTGGGTGGCCGACATCGGCGACAACGACGCGATCCGCTCGACCGTCTCGCTGTACGCCATGGAGGAGCCGGTGCTCGGCGAGAAGTCGGTCCGACCGCTCCGCTACCAGGTGCGTTACTCCGACGGGAGCGCCGATGCCGAGGCGCTGCTCGCCGCCCCCTCCGGGCGCGGCATGTTCATCGTCTCCAAGGGGCTTCTCGGTGGCCAGGTCTACCGGCTACCCCAGACTCTCAGCCGGACGAGCGTCAACGTCGCGGAGCCGCTCGCCGACGCCGCGGCGCCCGCTCTGGTCACCGACGGCGACTTCCTGCCGGACGGCGAACGCGTCGCCCTTCGCACCTACCTCGGCGTCCACCTCCTCGACGCGGAGACCTGGCAGGAGACCTGGTCGGCGAGCCTGCCCGAGACGAGCCAGAGCGAGTCGCTCGCAGCCGAGCCCGACGGCACCTCGGTCCTCGTGGGCAGCGAGGGCCTCCCGTCGCCGATCCAGCGGGTGACCCTGCCCGAGGACCAGCGTGCCGCGATGCTCGCGCCCGCGAGCGGGATCATCGACCTCGACTGAGACCGCTCAGGCGGACAGGTGCTCGAACCTGAGCTTCTCAACCACGTGGTCGATGCAGCGGGTGAGCTGTGAGATGTCGTCGGGGTCGACCGCCGGGAACGTCGCGATCCGTAGCTGGTTGCGTCCGAGACCGCGGTAGCCGTCGACGTCGAGGATGCCGTTCTCGCGCAGCGCAGCCGAGACCGCACCGGCTTCGACGCCCTCGAGGTCGATCGTGACGACCGTCGACGACTGCTTGCCGGGGTCGGAGACGAACGGGGTCGCGTAGTCCGACTGCGCCGCCCATCCGTACAGCCGTGACGACGAGTCCTCGCAGCGCGCCACCGACCAGGGCAGCCCGCCGTTGTCGAGGATCCACCGAAGCTGGTGGTCGGTCCAGAACAGCGACGCGAGGGGCGGGGTGTTGTAGGTCTGGTCCTTGCGGGAGTTCTGGAGGGCTGTGGTCAGGTCGAAGAATGCCGGGATCCAGCGGTCGGAGGCGGCGATCTCCTCGACCCGCGCGACGGCAGCGGGCGACATCAGGGCGAACCAGAGCCCGGCGTCGGATGCGAGGGCCTTCTGGGGTGCGAAGAAGTAGACGTCGCACTGGGCGGGGTCGAGCGGCACCGCCCCGGCGGCTGATGTGCCGTCGATCAGCACGAGCGCGTCGTCTGCCGCGCCCTCGACCCGACGGACCGGAGCCGTGACGCCGGTCGACGTCTCGTTGTGCGTCCAGGCGTAGGTGTCGACGCCGTCCTCGGCGACCGGGTCGGGGTGGCTCCCGGGCTCGGCGCGCAGGACGGTCGGCTCGTCCAGGAACGGCGCACCGGCCACCGCCTTCGCGAACTTCGCGCCGAACTCGCCGAACGCCAGGTGCTGGCTGCGGTGGCGGACCAGCCCGAACGTCGCGGCGTCGAAGAACGCCGTCGACCCACCGACCCCGAGGACGACCTCATAACCGTCGGGGAGCGAGAACAGCTCGCGCATCTGCGCGCGCACGGACCCGACCAGCTCACGCACCGGTGCCTGACGGTGAGAGGTGCCGATCAGCGTCGACGACGCGAGCGCCTCCATCGCCTCGTGGGGGACCTTGGAGGGTCCTGAGCCGAATCGGCCGTCGGACGGGAGGAGCTTCTTGGGGATCTGCACGAGCGCCATTCTTCACGGTGGGCGTGACAGATGTCAGGGCGAGGTCGTGACGTTCGGCGTACGAGCGGGCGCACCGTCCGCACGAGGATCGAGGCATGACGAAGAAGGCCGACGCGATGACCGCTCCAGCGGTGCTCCTCGACGACGTGGTGAAGACGTTCTCCTCTGCCGGAGGCGACGTCATGGCGGTGGACCACCTCACGCTCCAGATCCAGCCGGGGGAGGTCGTCGCCTTCCTCGGACCCAACGGCGCCGGGAAGACGACGACGATCGACGTGCTCCTCGGGCTCGCCGAACCGGACTCCGGCACGGTCGCCGTGCACGGGATGAAGCCGCGTGCCGCGATCGCGCGGGGCTCCGTGTCGGCGGTGATGCAGACCGGGGGGCTGCTCAAGGACTACACGGTCGGCGAGACGGTCGAGCTGGTCGCATCGCTGCACCCGTCCTCGCGGCCGGTGGGTGAGGTCCTCGAACGCGCCGGGATCGCCGACGTCCGGTCCCGGCTGGTCGGCAGGTGCTCCGGCGGCCAGCAGCAGCGGCTCCGGTTCGCGATGGCGCTGCTGTCCGACCCCGACCTCCTCGTCCTCGACGAGCCGACGACCGGCATGGACGTGGAGGGGCGCCGCGACTTCTGGGCCGCGATCCGCGCCGACGCCGTACACGGTCGTACGACGCTCTTCGCGACGCACTACCTCGAGGAGGCGGACGCGTACGCCGACCGGATCGTCCTGGTCCGGCGTGGCCGCGTCGTCGCCGACGGCACACCTGCCGAGATCAAGGCGCTCTCGTCGGGACGTCTCGTCCGCGCGACGCTCCCGTCCGCGGACGGCACCGCGCTGGCCCGGATCCCCGGTGTCGAGTCGGTCGAGATCCGCGGAGACGTCGTCTCGGTGCGTGCGAACGACAGCGACGCGGTCGCCCGCTACCTGCTGACCAGCACCGTCGCGCGGGACGTGGAGGTCACCTCGCGCAACCTCGAGGACGCCTTCGTCGCTCTGACGGGGAGCGCATCGGACGCGGCTCTCACCTCCGACACCGAGCGCGTGGTCGCCGACCGTCCGACCGAAGGAGTCCTCGCATGAGCACCACCACGCTCGACCGCCGCGTCGCGACCCTGGGCGGCTTCTCGCTGACCTTCCTGCGCCTCGAGCTGCGGCGGATGCTGCGCAACCGGCGCACGTTGATCTTCACGCTGGTGATGCCGGCGGCGTTCTTCCTCCTGTTCGGCACGAGCAGGAGCTACCGCGACGAGTCCGCGGGCGCCGGCAACGTCACGGCGTACGTGATGGTGAGCCTGGCGCTGTACGGCGCGATGGTGGCCACGACCAGCGGGGGAGCGATGGTCGCGACCGAGCGTGCGCTCGGCTGGAGCCGGCAGTTGCGACTGACGCCCCTCAACCCGCTGGCGTACGTCGTGGTGAAGGTCTGCGTGGCGATGGTGCTCGGCGGCGCGTCGGTGGTCGTCGTGAACGTCGTCGGTCGGCTGTCGGGGGCGGACCTGTCGTGGGGGCGGACGCTGGCGTGCGCGCTGCTGGCGTGGGTGTGCTCGCTCGTCTTCGCAGCGTTCGGTCTCTTCATGGGATACCTCCTGCGGAGCGAGAACGTCATGCAGGTGCTCGGACCGGTGCTCGCCGTGCTGTCGTTCGCGGGCGGCCTGTTCGTCCCCGTCGACCAGCTCGGTGACGTGTTCGGCACCGTCGCGCAGCTGACACCGGTCTACGGCGCGGCCGAGATCGTACGGGCCCCGCTGGGAGCCGACGCCGACCTGTGGACGGCGGCGCTGAACGTGCTGGTCTGGCTGTGCGTCTTCGTGGGAGGTGCCGTGTGGCGGTTCCGCCGGGACACGGCTCGGGTGTGAATACGCTGAGCGGTGTGACACAGCCGCCACGTCCGCACGGCGACCCTGCTCCGGGGCCGCCGTGGTGGCGTTTCGTCGCCGCCGGCGTCTGGCTCGTCTACCTGTGGTCCCCGGTCGTCGCACTCGCCGAGGCCGACGGTTGGGAGCGGGTGCTCGGTCTTGTCGGGGTCGTGGTCTTCGTCGCCACGTACCTCGCGCTCATCGGGCGCAACCGTCGCTTCGTGGACTTCGAGACGCGCGGCCCACGATGGGAGACCTGGCCGTGGCTGCTCGCCCTCCTGCTCTGCACGGCGGCGATGGTGCCCGGGGCGGGCGACAGTGCGCTGACGGCGCTCGTCTTCGTCGCTGCGGCTGCGATGAGCACGCTGTCGCCGCGGTGGGCCTGGGGCTGGGTGGCCGTCCTCCTCGTGGTCGTCGAGGTCTCCACCCGCATCGTGCCGGGATGGTCCGACAGCGGCAACGGCTTCGCGCTGATCCTGGCCGCCATGGCCGTCTTCTTCCTCCGTGCCGCGATCAACCGGCAGCGTGCCCTCGTGGCCGCGGAGCGCGAGCTCGGCGACGCTCGTCTCGAGGAGGAGCGCTCACGGATCGCCCGGGACCTCCACGACATCCTCGGTCACTCGCTCACGGTGGTGGCGGTCAAGGCGGAGCTGGCCGAGCGGATGCTCGACGTCGACCCCGCGCGGACCCGTACGGAGCTCGTCGACATCCGCGCGCTGACCCGGGACGCGCTCGCGGACGTCCGCGCGACGGTGCGTGACGTGCGGGGCGTGTCGCTGCCGGGCGAGATCGCCTCGGCGCGGTCGGCGCTGACGTCGGCGGGCATCTCCGCGGATCTGCCCACCGTCGTCGACGAGGTGCCCGGCCGGTGGCGCGAGCTGTTCGCGTGGACGATCCGGGAAGGAGTCACGAACGTGATCAGGCACAGTGGCGCCACCCGGTGCGTCGTCCATCTCGGCGCGGAGGGTGTGTCCGTCTCCGACGACGGACGCGGTCTGGCCGACGCCGCACCCGGCGGGACCGGCCTGGCCGGGCTTCGTGAGCGCACCGTCGCGGCCGGAGCGACGATGGTGACGGGTCCCGGCCCCGACGGAGCCGGTACGACCGTGGCAGTCGTGGTCCCGTCCCCCGAGGCAGGCGCCCGATGACCGCGCGGATCCGCGTCCTGCTCGCCGACGACCAGGCACTCGTCCGCGGAGCGCTCGCCGCACTGCTCGATCTCGAGCCGGATCTCGACGTCGTCGCCGAGGTGGCCGACGGGACGGAGGTCGTGGACGCGGTGCGACGACATCAGGTCGACGTGGCGCTGCTGGACGTCGAGATGCCAGGCATGGACGGAGTCGCAGCCGCGGCGGCCCTGCACGACGCCGTCCCCGGTTGCCGCGTCCTCATGGTGACGACCTTCGGACGACCGGGCTACCTCCGCCGCGCGCTCGCGGCAGGGGCGTCGGGCTTCGTCGTCAAGGACACGCCCGCCCGCCAGCTCGCCGACGCCGTACGCCGGGTCCACTCCGGGCTTCGCGTGGTGGACCCGGCACTGGCTGCGGACTCGTTGGCCTACGGTGACTCTCCGCTGACCGAGCGGGAGGCGGACGTGCTGCGCGCGGCGCGCGACGGCGGCACGGTGGCGGACATCGCCGGCGTCCTGTCGCTCTCGGAGGGAACGGTGCGCAACCACCTCTCGAGCGCCATCGGCAAGACGTCGGCGCGCACCCGCGCCGAGGCCGTACGCGTCGCGGTCGAGAACGGTTGGCTGCTCGGTGAGGACTGACGGGCAGGGCCCGGTCGATGAGTTCTCGGGGTCGTCCCGGTCGAAGAGGGGACAGCACCTGCGACGAGGAGACGTGCGATGACCGACACCCAGACCCACCGCCTGACCGTGCCCAGAGCCGAGCTGGCCTACGACGTCCGGACCAGCCCCGAGAGCACAGACCCGCCGCTGCTCCTGATCGGCTCCCCGATGGGCGCCAGCGGGTTCGGGACCCTCGCCGGTCTCTTCCCCGACCGGACCGTCGTGACTTACGACCCGCGCGGCGCCGAGCGCAGCGTCCGCACCGACGGGGCGGCCGAGACGACCCCGGAGGAGCACGCCGACGACGTCCACCGGCTCATCGACGAGCTCGGAGGCGGTCCGGTCGACCTGTTCGCGACGAGCGGTGGCGCAGTGAACGCGTTCGCACTCGTGGCGGCGCACCCCGAGGACGTACGCACCCTGGTGGCGCACGAGCCGCCGGTCGCCCAGGTGGTGCCGGACCGTGAGCAGGCGCTCGCCGCCGCGCAGGGCATCCGTCGCCTGTACGAGACCGAGGGCGGTGGGCCCGCGATGGTGAAGTTCATCCTCCTCGTCACCCACCAGGGCGCGGTGCCGGAAGGATTCACCGAGGCGCCAGCGCCGGAGCCGTCGGCGTTCGGTCTCTCAGTGGAGGACGACGGGTCGCGCGACGACGTGCTGCTCGCGCAGAACCTCATCACGTGCACGCACTACGAGCCCGACTTCGCCGCCCTGCAGTCCGCGTCGACCCGCGTGGTCGTGGTGGTCGGGGAGGGGTCGGAGGGACAGCTCGCCTCACGTGCCGGCAAGGTCGTGGCCGAGCGGATCGGCTCCGAGGCGGTCGTGTTCCCCGGCGACCACGGCGGCTTCATGGGCGGTGAGCACGGACAGGTCGGCGAGCCGGACGCGTTCGCGAAGGCCCTGCGAGCGGTCCTGGACGATCACTCCTGAAGCTTGCCGAGCTCCTCGGCGACGGCATCGTCGTAGCCGGCCATGCACTCCTCGTACGACGGGATGACCGCCGGGCCCTCAGCCTGGGCGCGGTCGATCAGCAGCTGGAGGGTGTCGAGGAGGCCGGAGATGTGGAGATCGAACGGCATCGAGGTGCTGTCGAAGGCGCCGACGCTCCACAGGCGTGTCATCGAGGGGTAGCGGCTGGGGTCGAAGAGGTGCTCCCAGAAGTCGCTCGACGCCGCCCAGTAGCTCGCGTAGTCGGTGCCGTGGGCCTGGGCGTCGGCGTCCTCGGCGACGGCCGCGCGGGCGAAACCGGCGACGGTGTTGTTCACGATGGTGATCGTCTCCAGGACCTGCGTCGCGGAGAGCCCGGTGTCCAGCAGGATCCGGAACCCCGCCTCCTCGGCGTCGAACACGTGCGGAGCCAGCGGCAGCCGCCAGGTGTTGAGGTCGAGCAGCCACGGATGGGAACGCAGCAGGTCCCAGTAGCCGCGGGCGTACTGCTCGAGGGCGGGACGCCACGCCAGGTCGTGGTCGGGCAGCTCGAGGTCGGCGTACGCGCGGTCGACCATCGCGTCGACGAGCTCGTCGCGACCGGGGACATGGGAGTAGAGGGTCATCGCGCCGACGTCGAGCGAGCGTGCGACGGACCTCATCGAGACGGCGTCGAGGCCGTCTGAGTCCGCGATCGCGACGGCGGCGTCGACGACCTGGGCGCGGCTGACGCGCGGTGGGCGACCGCGACCGGACGTCGCGGGGGACTCCCACAGCGGTGCGAAGCGGTCGCGTCCGGGGGGCGGCGCCGCGTCGGGCGTGGTCTCCGCGGGTGTCTCGACGTCGTCCACCGAACCTCCTCGAAAAGAACTTGCCTTGATTTATCGTACAGCGTACCGTTGGCCTCATGACAGATTCAGTACGCCGTACGAGAAGTATGGTCTCCGCGCGCGGTCTCACCAAGACGTTCACGCGCAAGAAAGACGTCGTCGAGGCGGTCAAGGATGTCGACCTCGATGTCGCCGACGGGGAGCTCGTCGCGTTCCTCGGCCCGAACGGCGCCGGCAAGTCCACGACGATGCGCATGATGACCTCCCTGCTCAAGCCCACCGCCGGCACGGCGACGGTGGCCGGCTACGACGTCGTCCGCAATCCGGCCGAGGTGCGGGCCCGCATCGGCTACATCGGCCAGGGCAACGCCGGTGGCTACTCCTACCGGGTCCACGACGAGCTGATGAACCAGGGACGCTTCTACTCCGTCCCGGCCGACGTCGCCCGCCAGCGCGCGACCGACCTGCTCGACGCGCTC
Above is a genomic segment from Mumia sp. Pv4-285 containing:
- a CDS encoding ABC transporter permease, producing MSTTTLDRRVATLGGFSLTFLRLELRRMLRNRRTLIFTLVMPAAFFLLFGTSRSYRDESAGAGNVTAYVMVSLALYGAMVATTSGGAMVATERALGWSRQLRLTPLNPLAYVVVKVCVAMVLGGASVVVVNVVGRLSGADLSWGRTLACALLAWVCSLVFAAFGLFMGYLLRSENVMQVLGPVLAVLSFAGGLFVPVDQLGDVFGTVAQLTPVYGAAEIVRAPLGADADLWTAALNVLVWLCVFVGGAVWRFRRDTARV
- a CDS encoding maleylpyruvate isomerase family mycothiol-dependent enzyme, producing MAPTDVEDRLPWELYLAVLSAEVDRILQVSQDLDASVPNCPGWTVRDLLDHVARVFRHKVESIRTASEPPWPITGLDSSDVRRLLADEAAVLIAELQQRGPRQIRHTWYPDDQSNGFWFRRMALEATVHRVDAEQAAGVSVQRVEHSVAEDGIDEFLSVLVGGPWWDDEDETAHPVDAVVRIRAGARSWTVDLSRTQVVVTAGSDGTADLDLEGDPHDVYLWLWGRGDATTFTLEGRKELLEAVHGRFAEASA
- a CDS encoding ABC transporter ATP-binding protein; the protein is MTAPAVLLDDVVKTFSSAGGDVMAVDHLTLQIQPGEVVAFLGPNGAGKTTTIDVLLGLAEPDSGTVAVHGMKPRAAIARGSVSAVMQTGGLLKDYTVGETVELVASLHPSSRPVGEVLERAGIADVRSRLVGRCSGGQQQRLRFAMALLSDPDLLVLDEPTTGMDVEGRRDFWAAIRADAVHGRTTLFATHYLEEADAYADRIVLVRRGRVVADGTPAEIKALSSGRLVRATLPSADGTALARIPGVESVEIRGDVVSVRANDSDAVARYLLTSTVARDVEVTSRNLEDAFVALTGSASDAALTSDTERVVADRPTEGVLA
- a CDS encoding sensor histidine kinase; the protein is MTQPPRPHGDPAPGPPWWRFVAAGVWLVYLWSPVVALAEADGWERVLGLVGVVVFVATYLALIGRNRRFVDFETRGPRWETWPWLLALLLCTAAMVPGAGDSALTALVFVAAAAMSTLSPRWAWGWVAVLLVVVEVSTRIVPGWSDSGNGFALILAAMAVFFLRAAINRQRALVAAERELGDARLEEERSRIARDLHDILGHSLTVVAVKAELAERMLDVDPARTRTELVDIRALTRDALADVRATVRDVRGVSLPGEIASARSALTSAGISADLPTVVDEVPGRWRELFAWTIREGVTNVIRHSGATRCVVHLGAEGVSVSDDGRGLADAAPGGTGLAGLRERTVAAGATMVTGPGPDGAGTTVAVVVPSPEAGAR
- a CDS encoding response regulator codes for the protein MTARIRVLLADDQALVRGALAALLDLEPDLDVVAEVADGTEVVDAVRRHQVDVALLDVEMPGMDGVAAAAALHDAVPGCRVLMVTTFGRPGYLRRALAAGASGFVVKDTPARQLADAVRRVHSGLRVVDPALAADSLAYGDSPLTEREADVLRAARDGGTVADIAGVLSLSEGTVRNHLSSAIGKTSARTRAEAVRVAVENGWLLGED
- a CDS encoding MFS transporter, with amino-acid sequence MSPTFRALSVRNYRVYASGALISNVGTWMQRVAQDWLVLALTGSGLALGITTGLQLLPALLFSPLAGVVADRFPKRRVLMVTQVAMAVPAALLGVLAITGVAQAWHVYVLAFVFGVATAFDAPARQSFVVEMVGKDDLANAVGLNSASFNSGRMIGPAVAGVMIAALGSGVVATGWVILLNAVSYFAVFMSLLALRTHDLRPATPASRGKGAVRAGVRYVRSRPDLILILTTVFFVGTFGMNFQMTSALMATEVFGKGAQAYGVLGSIMAIGSLAGALVAARRERPTRRLVVGAALVFVAVEVTSGLMPTYLTFALVLPLLGLSALTMVTAANAYIQLTVTPQMRGRVAALYLMVFMGGTPLGAPVIGWIGEVFGARWTLILGGIVAAIGILSATAYYLVRGGLHLRLDLRARPRIAVVPRDPRAAVRAGDAVEAAEDAASLDAGVAEAPAPVRADV
- a CDS encoding TetR/AcrR family transcriptional regulator codes for the protein MDDVETPAETTPDAAPPPGRDRFAPLWESPATSGRGRPPRVSRAQVVDAAVAIADSDGLDAVSMRSVARSLDVGAMTLYSHVPGRDELVDAMVDRAYADLELPDHDLAWRPALEQYARGYWDLLRSHPWLLDLNTWRLPLAPHVFDAEEAGFRILLDTGLSATQVLETITIVNNTVAGFARAAVAEDADAQAHGTDYASYWAASSDFWEHLFDPSRYPSMTRLWSVGAFDSTSMPFDLHISGLLDTLQLLIDRAQAEGPAVIPSYEECMAGYDDAVAEELGKLQE
- the serC gene encoding phosphoserine transaminase — its product is MALVQIPKKLLPSDGRFGSGPSKVPHEAMEALASSTLIGTSHRQAPVRELVGSVRAQMRELFSLPDGYEVVLGVGGSTAFFDAATFGLVRHRSQHLAFGEFGAKFAKAVAGAPFLDEPTVLRAEPGSHPDPVAEDGVDTYAWTHNETSTGVTAPVRRVEGAADDALVLIDGTSAAGAVPLDPAQCDVYFFAPQKALASDAGLWFALMSPAAVARVEEIAASDRWIPAFFDLTTALQNSRKDQTYNTPPLASLFWTDHQLRWILDNGGLPWSVARCEDSSSRLYGWAAQSDYATPFVSDPGKQSSTVVTIDLEGVEAGAVSAALRENGILDVDGYRGLGRNQLRIATFPAVDPDDISQLTRCIDHVVEKLRFEHLSA
- a CDS encoding alpha/beta fold hydrolase; this translates as MTDTQTHRLTVPRAELAYDVRTSPESTDPPLLLIGSPMGASGFGTLAGLFPDRTVVTYDPRGAERSVRTDGAAETTPEEHADDVHRLIDELGGGPVDLFATSGGAVNAFALVAAHPEDVRTLVAHEPPVAQVVPDREQALAAAQGIRRLYETEGGGPAMVKFILLVTHQGAVPEGFTEAPAPEPSAFGLSVEDDGSRDDVLLAQNLITCTHYEPDFAALQSASTRVVVVVGEGSEGQLASRAGKVVAERIGSEAVVFPGDHGGFMGGEHGQVGEPDAFAKALRAVLDDHS